The Stigmatella aurantiaca DW4/3-1 genome contains the following window.
GGCCGTTCTGGCGCTCCCGCTTCAGGATGTTCGGGCCATGCTGCTCCAATCGCTGCCGGGCCTCTTGGTCGGACAATCCCTCCGCCCTGCTGTGGACGCGCTCCAGCACGGCCTCCGGCGCGAGGGCATGCCATGCGGCGGACGCCGTGGCGTGGAGAGAGGGCTTCGCAAGTGTCATGTCAGGCTCCCTCGCTGAAGGGTGGTGATGCGCCCTCCACAACGCTGCCTCCCCTGCTCGCAGCACAAGAGAGGAAGCAATGGCTTACCGGCTCATCTTAGGCACGGTCAGGGAGAATCCGAGGTCGCGGGACGCTGGGAGGGAGCCATGGGGATGTAGCAAGCGCCCTTCCACTCATAAGCATAATCCTCGCAGTCCTCCGGCTGGGCGGCGATCTTCACCCAGCAGCCTTTGCGAATCTCCACCTCTCCTTTCCCACAGGGTGGGCGGCGCTGCCCCTGAAGCGGTCCAGGGGGCATGTCCAGGCTGATGGCCGCTCCTTGGGGCACAGGCGTTCCGAGCGGGACCGTCACCGTCAACGAGGCATCTCCCACCCCCACCGTGCCGCCATCCTCCAGCCCCGCGTCCCGGGAGCCCTCCTGTCCCGAAGGGGCTCCCTGCCACACCCACGGCCGGACTTCCGACCGGATCCAGAGCCACAAGGTCACCCCCAGCATCGCCACCGACAAGCAGTGCAGAAACTCCCGCGGGAGCGCCCGGGTCCCCACCCGTTCCGTCGGCGCCTGGGCGCGCGCGAGCGCTTCGGCCTCCTGCCGCACGAACTCCGCCCGCGCCAAGGCATCCTGCTGCGCGGTGGCCTTCAGCACCTCCGCGTCCCGGTACCGCGGCCGATGTCCCAGGTACACCGCCGCCGCCGCGTCCTCCGCGGGCCACGCCTCCTGCTCCAGCCGCTCTTCCGCGAAGAGCGGCACGTCCGCCTCGGGCCCCGCCCCGGCCGCCTCCCGCTCCAACGCCTCGGCCAGCTCCCCCGCCCCGCCGCGCTGCCCAGGCTTCACCGACACCATGCGCAGGATGAGCGCATCGAGCGCCGGCGCCACCCTCGCATTGAGCGCCTTCGGCGCTCGCGGGCCCTCGTCCCGACCGCTCCAGCACCCGGACAGGGGATGCGCCGGGTCGGTGGGAGGAGGGTACTCATCGGTCACCAGGCGGTAGGCGCTCACCCCCAGCGCGAACACATCGTCCGCGGGCTGGTAGGCATAGCGGGCCGACGGGGGCCGAACGGGATGCTGTGAGAAGGCCCACGCCTCGGGGCTGCGGTAGCGCGGCGTGCCCGGCGGCAACAGGTTCCAGGTCAGCGGCGAGGCCCCCCGGTAATAACCCGCGCCAAAGTCCACCAGCACCGCCCGCTGCTGGGCAGGGTGGACCAGCACGTTGTCTCCCTTGACGTCCCGGTGCACACCGTGGGCTGCCGCCGTGGCCTCCAGTGCCCGCGCCACCTGGGCCAGCAGCCGCATCACCTGACGCGAGGTGGGGCTGCGCGCATGGGCCCACTCGTACAGGGGCACACCGTCCACCCACTCCATCACCAGGAACGGAAAGGCCACTGGCCGCGTGGGATGCTTCCAGAGGCCGTGATCCAGGAGCCGGGGCACGCCGGGGTGGCGGATGCGCGACAACAAGCCCACCTCGCGCGTGAAGCGTTCGTCCCAGGCATGCAGGGCCAGCTTCAGGGCAACGGGGGCGGCTTGGGGCTGCCCGGCCCTGGAGGCCAGGTACACCGAGCCATAGCTGCCCCTGCCCTTCCATGCCCGCACCAACCAGTTTCCCACCTGGGTGCCAAGGGGCAGCGCGGCGGGATCCAACGGGGAAATTGTCTCCATGGGAGGCCTCGTGGCGATGGACGGACCGCTTCCGTCCGGAACCACCCTACTTCATGGGTAACGTCGAAAGCACCCTCCCTGTTGAGTTCTCACCGCCTCCCCCTCCCCCCCCTGCTTGCTTACCCCCCAGCCCACCCAGCCCTACGGTCCGCACCGGGACGGAGCCCTCGCGCATCTGATCTCCCGGCACGATGAACCTCGACCTCTTTCCCACCGTCCCCGCGCCCCCGGGCCCTCTCGACGGGCTGTTGAAGGTCTCCCGCATTTACCTGGAGCCAGCGGTCGAGCGTTACACGCGGGGCCGGGACATCCTGGCGCGCTTTCCGGACGCCGAGCGGGTGGAGGTCCACTCGCATGGGAACATCCCGGGCCTCTTTGGCAACGAGGGCAATGCCGAGGCATGGAACCGCATCAAGGGCACCACCCTCGTCCTGGGGGTCAAGAAGACGATGCGCTTCGAGTCCAACGGGCGCAGCGCCGACTTCCTCCCGCCGTCGATGGCCAATGGCTGCGTCATGAGCTGCGCCTACTGCTACGTGCCGCGCCACAAGGGCTACGCCAACCCCGTCACGGTCTTCGTCAACATCGAGGACATCACCGCGGCCATTCGCCGCCACGCGGGCAAGCGGGGCCCCAAGCACGAGCCCAACACGGTGGATCCGCGCTACTGGGTCTACGACATCGGCTGCAACAGCGACTGTTCGGCCGACGCGGTGCTCAGCGACAACGTGCGGGACATGATCCGCCTGTTCACCACACTGCCCCATGCCATGGGCTCGTTCGCCACCAAGCTGGTCAATCGCGAGTTGCTCACCTACTCGCCCCGGGGCAAGACGCGCATCCGCTTCAGCCTCATGCCGCCCTCCAAGGCGAAGCTGCTCGATGTGCGGACCAGCCCCATCGCCGCGCGCATCGCCGCCATCGATGATTTCGTGGCCGCCGGTTACGAGGTGCACCTCAACTTCTCCCCCGTGGTCATCACCGAGGGCTGGCAAGCCGAGTACCGCGAACTCTTCCAGCAATTGGATGACTCGCTGAGCGAGAAAACCAAGGCACAACTCGCCGCAGAGATCATCTTCCTCACCCACAACGAGCGCCTGCACGAGGTGAACTTGCGCTGGCACCCGAAAGCCGAGGAACTCCTGTGGCGCCCTGGGCTTCAGGAGGCCAAGGTGTCTCAGGGTGGCGGCGCCAACGTGCGTTACCGCACCGGGATGAAGGGCAAGCTCGTCGAGGAGTTCAAGCAGCTGCTCTCACAACACATGCCGTACTGTCGTGTGCGCTACGCTTTCTGAAGCCTGACATCCACAGACAAGCTCATCCTTCTTCAACCATAGCCAAACATTTCCTCCGGCCCTGTGCGCTCATTGCATGGGATTGGCCCTTGCTGACATCCTTGCGGCGCTTTCGCGTGCCGCGCCGTGAGTTCCCCTCAGCCCAGGAGCCTCCCGATGCACTCCACCGCCGACCTGATGACCCCCGAGAACTGCCGCAATCCCTATCCACTTTATGAGGAGTTGAGGCGCGACCGGCCCGTGTGCCACGTCGAACCCGGAGGGCTCGTCGCCGTCAGCCGTTACAAGGACGTGGAGCATGTCCTCAAACATCCGGAAGTCTTCTCCTCGCATGGGTTCCGCGTCGCCTGGGAGCCAGAATGGGTCGTCGACAATCCGCTGGCCCACGGCATCGTCGCCCAGGACGGCGCGGAGCACCTCCGCCTGCGCTCCGCCGTCAGCCGCGCCTTCACCCCCGTGGCCATCAACCGGCTCGGCGCCCAGGTTCGCGAGACCGCCGCGCAGCTCGCCGATGCCTTGCTCGAGCAAGGCGAAGCCGACTTCATGGATGGCTTTGCCACCCCGCTTCCCGCACGGGCCATGAGCGGCATTCTCGGGCTCGATCCCTCGCTCGAACGCCATTACAAGCGATGGACCGAGGCGGTCGTCGGCATCACCCCGGTCCCGCTGAGCGAGAAGCACATCCACTACACCCGGGCCACCATCGTGGAGATGAAAGCCCACATGCAGCGGGCCATCGACGAGCGGCGGCAGCAGCCCACGGATGACCTCCTGGGGCTCATCGTCCGTGGCAAGTCAGACAGCGAGCCGCTCAGCAATTCGCAGATGATGGCCCTGTGCTTCAACCTGCTCACGGGAGGGCTGGAGACGACGAGCTTCTTCTTCTCGAACGCCGTGCGGGTGCTGGCCGAGCGCCCCGATGTCTATGCCCAGCTGCGGGCCGACCGCACGCTGCTGCCCCAGTTCATCGAGGAGGTCTTGCGCTACGACGGCCCCGTGCGGGGCCTGCCACGCATCGTCACGTCCGATGTGGAGCTGTCCGGTGTGCGCATCGAACGGGGCGCCTGCGTCCTGCTGCTCGTTGCCTCCGCCAACCGCGACGAGGCCCAGTTCCAGGCGCCGAATCACTTCGATCTCCAGCGTGAACAAAAAGGCATTTCCTTCGGCTACGGCACCCACTACTGCGTGGGCGCTTTCCTGGCCAGGCTCGAGGCGCAAGCGGGGCTGGAGGCCCTGCTCGACCGGTTCAGCGGCTTCTCGCTCATCCCAGAGCGGCTGGTATGGAACCGGGGCATCATCACCAGCGGCCCCGAGAAGATGCCTGTCCGCTTCCTGTCGGCCTGAGCCCGGACGGCACCACGAGCCGCTCGATCCCACCGAACAGCGCGCTGACGGCCAGCGCCATCAGCGCGGCGGGCACGGCGCCTTCCAGGATGAGCCCCGTGTCATCCAGCCGGATGCCCGTGAGGATGGGCTGCCCGTAGCCCCCCGCCCCGATGAGCGCCCCGAGCGTCGCCGTCCCCACGTTGATGACGGCGGCCGTCTGGATGCCCGCCAGAAGCGACGGAGCGGCCAGGGGCAATTCGATGCGCCACAGCCGCGCCCGGGGCGGCAGCCCCAGGGCCTCCGCGGACTCGCGCAGATCCCCGGCGATCCCCGAGAGCCCCGCCGCGGTGTTGCGGACGATGGGCAGCAATCCATACAGGAACAGCGCCATGATGGCGGGCCGCGTTCCGATGCCCAGCAGCGGAATCATGAACACCAGGAGCGCCAGCGAGGGCACCGTCTGGATGATGCTCGCCAGCCCCAACACGAGCCGTCCCAGGCGCGCCCGCCTCGCCGCGAGCACGCCCAGCGGCACGGCCACCAGGACCGAGGCCACGAGGGACACGGTCACGAGAAACAGGTGCTCCCGCGTCCTGCGCCCGATCCGGGAGACCGGCCCCTCGGCCCGGACCTCCCCCTCCACGCTCAGGTTGCGCGCGAGGAACTCCGCGGCGACGCGGGTCTCGGGAACATGTTCGAGCCGGGCGCGCGCGTTGAGCGTCACCATTTCCTGTTCGGAGAGCTGCCCCTCCAGCCGCGACAGGGACGCGAGCACGCCGGGCGCACGCACGGCCCACGCCTCCCGGTAGAGCAGGACGGCGTCATAGGTGGGAAAATGCTTCAGATCGTCCTCCAGCACGCGCAGGCCATACGCGGCGATCTCCGCGTCGGTGGAGTACAGGTCCGTCACCTGGAGGGCCCCGCTCTGGAGCGCCCGGTAGGCGAGATCATGGTCCAGCCCCCGCACCTCGCGCTGGGGAAGCTGGTAGCGCTCCCGCAGGGCGGGCCAACCATCCGCGCGGTCCATGAACTCATTGCTGAGCCCCAGCCGCAGCTCGGGATGGCGCCGCAGATCCGAGATGCGCCGAACCCCCAGGCGCTCGGCCTCGGACTCCTTCATTCCCAGGGCATAGGTGTTGTTGAAGCCCAGCGGCGCGCTCATGCGGAGGCCCTCCGCCGCCAGTGCCTCTCTCAGGGCGGCATCGTCCCGGAGCGCCCGGCCCGCGAACAGTTCCTGGCGCAAGGTCCCCGTGTATTCCGGATACACGTCCAGCTCGCCCCGGCGCAGCGCTTCCCAGAGAACGGCCGTGCCCCCCAGCTCGCGCCGGTGCACGGCACGAGCGCCCGCATCCCGGGCCAGCCGCGTCACCATCTCTCCGATGATCACCGACTCGGTGAACTTCTTGGAGCCCACCCGCACCTGGGCCTCTCCCGCGGGCGGCGCGGAAACACACGCCCCCCACCAGGGGCTCAACAGCAACAGACACAGCCCCAGGCCCCTCACCGCTGCGCCCGGATGAAGCGGGTCACGAACGGATCCGCGGGGTGTGACTCCAACGTGTCCAGGAGCCCCTGCTGGACCACCCGGCCCTCCCGCAGCAGCACGATGTGGTTCCCCAGGAACGCCGCCTCCGCCAGGTCATGCGTGACGAGCACCACCGTCTTCCCCAACCTCTCGAAAATGGCCTTCAGGTCTGCTTGCAGCTCGGCGCGAACCATCGGGTCCAGCGCCCCCAGCGGCTCATCCAGCAACAGCCCCTCTGGCTCCAACATCAATGCCCGCATGAGCCCGACCCGCTGACGCTGTCCCCCGGAGAGCTGCGAGGGATACCGCCCCAGTGCGCTGGAGGGGAAACGCGTCAGCTCCACGAGCACGTCCAGCCGCTCGCGCACCCGCCGCGCGGGCCACTTCAGGTGCTGGGCCACGAGGGTGACGTTCTTCTCCGCGGTGAGATGGGGAAAGAGCCCGCCTCCTTGGAGCGCGTAGCCCAGGCGCCGGCGCACCGCCAACAACGCCCCCTCCTCCCGCGGCAGCAACTGGCCTTCGAAGAGCACCTGCCCGGTATCGGGACGAATCAGGCCATTCATCAGCCGCAGCAGGGTGGACTTGCCGCACCCGCTCGGGCCGATCAGGACGGTGGTGTGCCCTGGCGCCAGCCTCAGGTCCACCGGGTGCAATGCCTGCGTCGCGCCGAAGCGCTTGGAGATGCCGATCAGCTCGAACAAGGTCGGGCCGAAGATACGCGGACAGGACGAGGACGCCCCCTTCAAATGGGGCGCCCTGTCCACTGGTGGTCTTCCGCGGGTCCTCGAGGACCGCGCCTCGCCGTCAGCCCATCACGGGCAAACGCAGGTGCCGTTGCAGGCGTGCTCGCGATAACAGGTATTGGCGCCGCAGGCGGCCGTACACTGTGCATTCGTGTTGTAATACGTGGAGAAATTGCACGTCCACTTCAACGGACAGACGGCCTGCGCGGAGTGGCTCTCCTCGGAGCTGCTCTGCTCGGAACCGGTCTGCGCAGATGCACCTTGCGTGGAAACCTGCTCATCGGTGGAGACAGGCTCAGCGCTGCCACAACCCGCTCCCGCCAGGGTGAGACCCGCAAAGAGAACAACCATCAGAGAGGTGATTCGCATGGGACAAGACTCCTTGGTGAGTGAGTCCCGCTCCAGTGGAGCCCGCCCTGGATGGGCGATGCCGCGTGTCCGGCGCCACCAGCTCAGGACAAACCACCATGTTACGGGTGGTGAAACGTCTTCACAAGATCTCGACAGGATCTCATTTCTCGCTTTCACCGTATTCCCCGCATAGCATGCGTCCTTTCTCGAGGAAACACGGTATGCAATGCACTCCCGCCGCACATTCGCCTTCCACGCCTGAAGCGGCACGCTCCCACCGCTCGCGCCTGCGCCTGGCCCCCCTGACCGCCGCGATGGCCATCTGCCTGGGCGCCAATCCTGCCCTGGCCCAGGTCACCAAGACGCTGAGCACCCCGGGGCCCACGGCTCAGGCCCAGAAGGTCTACAACCTGCTCGCCGATCTGGAGAACAACAGCCGCAACGGCGGCCAGAAGCAGACCATCATGGGGCAGCACTGCGAGGCCCAGAAGGAGAGCTACGCGGGGGAGTACTGGGTCAAGGTCGGCGATATCTCCGGAAAGCGGCCGGGCTTCGTGGAGTTCGACTTCGGCCCCGGCAATTACACGTCGTCCTATAGCGCGGCCTACGTGGACAACGCCGTCGGCTTTGCCCGAGACCGGTTCATCTACGGCGAGGGCATCGTCGGATTCAGCTTCCACCAGTCCTATCCCGGCGCCTCGGTGAAGAGCTGGGAGAACACCTTCCGCCAGAGCTGGATGGACTACAACTGGATGGGCCGGGTCATCAACTGGCAGGCGAACACCTCCGAGTATCAGGCGCTCCTGAGGGACCTGTCCTTCGCCGCCGACAAGCTCGCCTATCTGCAGCAGCAGGGCGTGCCGGTGCTGTTCCGCCCCTTCCACGAGATGAACAAGAAGGGCTCCGCGTCACCGTTCTGGTGGGCCAACCAGGACCCCGCCCAGTACAAGCAGCTCTGGAACATCGCGCATGACTACTTCGTGAAGACGCGCGGCCTGAAGAACCTGCTCTTCGTCTGGTCCCCCTATGAGTGGGACGGAACCTACGGTGGCGATCCGTGGAACTATTACCCCGGCAATGATCGCGTGGACGTGGTGGGCGTGGACATCTACCACGGCAACCCCTACTTCCCCGCCGCCTTCTACGATGGGCTGAAGGGCTACAACAAGCCGCGCATGCTCGCGGAGAACGACAAGCTGCCGGTTCGCTGGGGGGACAGCCGCTATGGCTCCGTCTCGGAGATCGACGCCCGCCCGTGGGTGATCTGGTCGGTGTGGGGCGACTCGTTGCTCTACAACCTCGGCACCCAGAACGCGAACGACTGGAACGTGTCGAGCAACCACAAGGCCATCAAGGACACGTATAACTATTACTCCGGTTACTGGCGGGTGCTCACGGGCGGCAGCGGGGCGACCTACAACTGGGGTGGCTTGCGCTAAAGGGAGCCATTCTCCCGGACGGCGAGCCCTGGCGTCTGCCAACCGGGGCTCACCGGGGACTCAATGCCTGTCGCCCCCTCCTGCTCCAATCGGGGGTGAACCTTGGGCGGGGCGCCCAGGAGCACGTCCCGCCCACGCTCGAAGCGCTGGGACTTCACCAACGCCAGATAGGCCCTGTCCAACAGGAGCGCCCGGCGGGGCGACGGCATGAGCAGCGTGGAGATGTCCTGAGACAGTGCCTGGACCGCGCGGGGTTGGAGCGACCCATCCTGCCGGAAGAAGCGCGCCTGGACTTCATCGTTGCTCCGGTAGTCATCGCCCCCGCCCACCTGCTCGAGCCAATGGGCATATTCCCCCTGCCCATCCGCGCGCTTCGGCTCTGGAACGCCCTTCAACCCGCGTGCGCCCCAGGCGTACCACCCACCGGCGTGCGCCTTCCCCGCATCGAGCTTGCGCGCGAAGCTGAAAGTGGCGTCCGTGGTGGCCCCCACCCCGCCATGGCATCCGATACAAGCCGCGGTCTCCTCCACCGTCTGAGGACGCAATGCCCCCGCCGCATCTTCGATGAACCCCTGCATCAGCCAGCCCGTCCCGGTTCCCACTCCCCGCTCCACGTCCGCGAGCACGGTCTTCAGCTTGCTGGGGTTCCGCATCTTCTCGAGTACCTCGGCCTCCGCCGCCAGTTGGAGCTGGCCGTACGTCAGCCAGCGGGTCTTCCGCATATAGCGCAGTTCCTTCATCCGGGCGGCCATGCGGACCTCTCCCTCCTCCACGTCGAGGTACCGCAGGCTGTGCAGGAACTCGGTCCCCCGGGGGTAGAGCCCCGCGGTGGGCCAGCCGTCCTGGTCCGGGTCCAACTCCGCCGCCTTGCCCACGTAATGAAAGCTCCTCCCAGGCACTGGAGGCCACACGAAGGCCACGTGCTCCGCCGTGCCCAGCCTCCCATCTCCATTCAGGTCCACCCCGAGCGCGTGCTCGTCCGTGGGGGAGATCGGAACATCCACCCGCCGGATGAAGGCCTCCACGATGGCGAGGTTGATGCGATAGAGGCCCGTGTTCTCACGCCCGTCCCGATCCTGCCGGAAAGCCTCCGGGAGCCGCAGGAACGCATCTCCCATCGAGCCATTGGTGGGCCAGAACATCCCCGGGAAGGGTGCATAGGCAAAGGCTCTCCAACCGCTCAGGCGCCCATCGGGCGCGCGATCAAAGCCCTCGGCATCGGGCTGGAACCAGCAGTCTGGCGTGTACCCTTCCCACCGGCCATTGCCATTGCCATCCCACGCGGCGGGAGGCTTCTCCAGCGCCGCAGCCAGCCGGAGGCGGCCTTGCTCGTCCCGGTAGTTGTTCGTCCGAACCCAGGCCAGCAGCGCGCCCTTCGGCATCTCCACGGGCGCGGGCGGCCGGAGCACGTTCGTCCACCGGTTCTCCGCGGCGGACTGCGCCACCGAGAGCACCATCTGGACGTCAGCGTCGTCGGTGAAGTTGGGGGCTCTCGGCGTCTGGTGACACGCGAAGCAGCCATTGTGAACCCGGCCGCCGGGCGTGTCCTGGGTGACTGCGTAGCACTGGGCGGGCAGGTAGGCCGCCCTGTTCGAGA
Protein-coding sequences here:
- a CDS encoding serine/threonine protein kinase, with the protein product METISPLDPAALPLGTQVGNWLVRAWKGRGSYGSVYLASRAGQPQAAPVALKLALHAWDERFTREVGLLSRIRHPGVPRLLDHGLWKHPTRPVAFPFLVMEWVDGVPLYEWAHARSPTSRQVMRLLAQVARALEATAAAHGVHRDVKGDNVLVHPAQQRAVLVDFGAGYYRGASPLTWNLLPPGTPRYRSPEAWAFSQHPVRPPSARYAYQPADDVFALGVSAYRLVTDEYPPPTDPAHPLSGCWSGRDEGPRAPKALNARVAPALDALILRMVSVKPGQRGGAGELAEALEREAAGAGPEADVPLFAEERLEQEAWPAEDAAAAVYLGHRPRYRDAEVLKATAQQDALARAEFVRQEAEALARAQAPTERVGTRALPREFLHCLSVAMLGVTLWLWIRSEVRPWVWQGAPSGQEGSRDAGLEDGGTVGVGDASLTVTVPLGTPVPQGAAISLDMPPGPLQGQRRPPCGKGEVEIRKGCWVKIAAQPEDCEDYAYEWKGACYIPMAPSQRPATSDSP
- a CDS encoding spore photoproduct lyase family protein, translating into MNLDLFPTVPAPPGPLDGLLKVSRIYLEPAVERYTRGRDILARFPDAERVEVHSHGNIPGLFGNEGNAEAWNRIKGTTLVLGVKKTMRFESNGRSADFLPPSMANGCVMSCAYCYVPRHKGYANPVTVFVNIEDITAAIRRHAGKRGPKHEPNTVDPRYWVYDIGCNSDCSADAVLSDNVRDMIRLFTTLPHAMGSFATKLVNRELLTYSPRGKTRIRFSLMPPSKAKLLDVRTSPIAARIAAIDDFVAAGYEVHLNFSPVVITEGWQAEYRELFQQLDDSLSEKTKAQLAAEIIFLTHNERLHEVNLRWHPKAEELLWRPGLQEAKVSQGGGANVRYRTGMKGKLVEEFKQLLSQHMPYCRVRYAF
- a CDS encoding cytochrome P450 is translated as MHSTADLMTPENCRNPYPLYEELRRDRPVCHVEPGGLVAVSRYKDVEHVLKHPEVFSSHGFRVAWEPEWVVDNPLAHGIVAQDGAEHLRLRSAVSRAFTPVAINRLGAQVRETAAQLADALLEQGEADFMDGFATPLPARAMSGILGLDPSLERHYKRWTEAVVGITPVPLSEKHIHYTRATIVEMKAHMQRAIDERRQQPTDDLLGLIVRGKSDSEPLSNSQMMALCFNLLTGGLETTSFFFSNAVRVLAERPDVYAQLRADRTLLPQFIEEVLRYDGPVRGLPRIVTSDVELSGVRIERGACVLLLVASANRDEAQFQAPNHFDLQREQKGISFGYGTHYCVGAFLARLEAQAGLEALLDRFSGFSLIPERLVWNRGIITSGPEKMPVRFLSA
- a CDS encoding glycine betaine ABC transporter substrate-binding protein, whose product is MRGLGLCLLLLSPWWGACVSAPPAGEAQVRVGSKKFTESVIIGEMVTRLARDAGARAVHRRELGGTAVLWEALRRGELDVYPEYTGTLRQELFAGRALRDDAALREALAAEGLRMSAPLGFNNTYALGMKESEAERLGVRRISDLRRHPELRLGLSNEFMDRADGWPALRERYQLPQREVRGLDHDLAYRALQSGALQVTDLYSTDAEIAAYGLRVLEDDLKHFPTYDAVLLYREAWAVRAPGVLASLSRLEGQLSEQEMVTLNARARLEHVPETRVAAEFLARNLSVEGEVRAEGPVSRIGRRTREHLFLVTVSLVASVLVAVPLGVLAARRARLGRLVLGLASIIQTVPSLALLVFMIPLLGIGTRPAIMALFLYGLLPIVRNTAAGLSGIAGDLRESAEALGLPPRARLWRIELPLAAPSLLAGIQTAAVINVGTATLGALIGAGGYGQPILTGIRLDDTGLILEGAVPAALMALAVSALFGGIERLVVPSGLRPTGSGQASSRGRW
- a CDS encoding ATP-binding cassette domain-containing protein, producing the protein MFELIGISKRFGATQALHPVDLRLAPGHTTVLIGPSGCGKSTLLRLMNGLIRPDTGQVLFEGQLLPREEGALLAVRRRLGYALQGGGLFPHLTAEKNVTLVAQHLKWPARRVRERLDVLVELTRFPSSALGRYPSQLSGGQRQRVGLMRALMLEPEGLLLDEPLGALDPMVRAELQADLKAIFERLGKTVVLVTHDLAEAAFLGNHIVLLREGRVVQQGLLDTLESHPADPFVTRFIRAQR
- a CDS encoding glycosyl hydrolase gives rise to the protein MQCTPAAHSPSTPEAARSHRSRLRLAPLTAAMAICLGANPALAQVTKTLSTPGPTAQAQKVYNLLADLENNSRNGGQKQTIMGQHCEAQKESYAGEYWVKVGDISGKRPGFVEFDFGPGNYTSSYSAAYVDNAVGFARDRFIYGEGIVGFSFHQSYPGASVKSWENTFRQSWMDYNWMGRVINWQANTSEYQALLRDLSFAADKLAYLQQQGVPVLFRPFHEMNKKGSASPFWWANQDPAQYKQLWNIAHDYFVKTRGLKNLLFVWSPYEWDGTYGGDPWNYYPGNDRVDVVGVDIYHGNPYFPAAFYDGLKGYNKPRMLAENDKLPVRWGDSRYGSVSEIDARPWVIWSVWGDSLLYNLGTQNANDWNVSSNHKAIKDTYNYYSGYWRVLTGGSGATYNWGGLR